DNA sequence from the Sediminibacillus dalangtanensis genome:
TCATTTATTCTGTTAAGTTCATAAATAAGGGTTTTTCCAGCAAAGTTAGTAATCTGACTAACAACTGCTTTAAATACGATTTCTATTAGAACAGAATAATCTAATACCTTTTCATATATTGTATGATTAACTTTAACCTTCAGTGAAGTTTTTGCTTTTTCGAGGAAAGGGATCATGAAGGTTTTAAACGGAAAATCATTATTATTTATAAAATCTTGTTCTTCTTCACTTAACTCTTCATTGTTTTCACTGAAGACAGATATTAAATAATGATACCAACTGTATTCTTTGGGATTACTTTCCGTATATTCATCATTTATAAGATTTAAAAAAAGATCATAAGATATTTTGTCTTGTTCCAAACGTAATTTAATCAAATCATTATCGTTTTCCAGTCGACTTAACCACTGTACTAGTCTATCTGAGTTAGGGATGGGTGGCTTGTCCTGTATATTCTTAATAGACCTTTCTGTTAAATAAAGTGCTTTTGACCATTCCGTATTATTGAGCATAGAGTCCAATGTATTATCAGTTTTTTTAAGCAAAAGATCACCTTCAATTTATGTTTTAATAAGAAAAGAACGCTTTTAAAGCGCTCTTTTCCAAGAAAGTTAAGTAAATATTCATAGATGAAGTGCATGTAACTTCTTTTAGAAGCAGCAGGTAAAAATAAATTGCCAAGTGTTCATGTGACATTCGTGAGAGACAGTGGAGATAGCACCATCCGCACCTACGATATCTGCTAATTCCTCATCCGAAATGTCTTGGATTGCTTCTAGGGCTTTGTTTTCTTTCATCTTAAGTCACCTCCAAATAGATTTTAAGATGCATCTTGGTTTAGAATATAGCAGACTTTATATTATTGGTAAAACAGGATATTTTTTCAAAAAAATGTTAGTAATATATGGTTAACCCATAATTCGGAATAATCGGGAAAGTTTCCGAAGTAGAACGAAACATTTACGTTTTTTTTCTAGGTTGATTTATCAAAATTGAAATAAACTTTTCAGAATGTTTTTTACATAAAAGAGAATATATAATATAATGAAAAGTTAGGGTTTACATTCAATTAAATCTATTTATTTTTAAAATTCTTGCCTTCAAGATTAATCTTTTTTTCTTTTAGTCATGTTTGAGGACAGAACTCAATTGATGAAGTTGATTTTAATTCTATTGGACTTACTTGGTTGATTGAGATTTTTTCATCAAATCCGTATTTTTAGTGACTAGCTTTTTTGATGATCTAAATAATTTTTTATATTTATTTTTTTAGTGCACAGCATTGTTATAGATTAATGTTAAAGGAATTTATATCTTAAGAAATAAACAAGGTGCACAGAAGCCTGTTCACCTTGTTTAAAGAAGTATTCAACTTTCAAATTCGATACTATCATGGTCAGGATGTTCTTCATAGGCAAAGTGCGTTTCGTCCATCATAGTGGAGAGTCCCAAGAGTACAACTAAAGTTAATACGGTAGTAACGAGTATTTTTCTCATAAGTAAACAGCCTCCTAAATAATTTTATATATTTACTTCCATTGCAAAATTAAAATACATTGCTGATAATTTATACTTCCGTTTACTAAAATAATGTTCTCCTAAAAGCTTATAATAGCTAAACTTTTGGTGATGTAACCCCTTTGATTCTAGAAAAGGGATGATTTTATTAAGTATCAATTCTTCCAAGGCATCATTGTCACCTTTAATTAAATGCTTGTACACATCAAATTCATGTTGGTAAATATGGCTTGTTTTTATATGCGAGAGAAGACTCAGACCAGTTTTCATCCATTTTTCTGCGTTCCTAAGATCGCCTATTTGATAGTATTCTTTCATTAAACTTGCAATAGGGGTTATATGGTGCGGTTTTGGTTTATTAGCCCTTAGTTCATAGCTTTTCAAGAAATACTCTAAAGCCTTTGGTGAGTGATTGATCTTTGAGTAGAGGTTACCTATATTTTGCACTGAAATAGATAAAAGTTCTTCATCATCAGTTTTTTCAGCAATATATTGGGCTGACTGATAACTTTCTAATGAGTTTTTGATGTCATTTATGCGTAAGTAAGTTATACCTAATAATATATGACACTGTGCACATTTTTTTAGATTGTAATATTTTTGATAATATTTCAATGCCTTGTTTGCGTATTTAAAAGTAAAAAAGGATTGATTAGTGTGGCTTGCTGATAATGCAATCATATAATATAGGCTGCCTTTTTCTTTTAATTGGGAGTGGCAAACGTCATTGATATAATCTTTGGCTTCTTGAAAAGATTCTAGTGCTTTTTGATAAGCTAAATTATAAAAAAAGTAGTAACCCCTGAATTTAAGCCAATAATATTTTTGATTTCCGGATAAGTTTTTAGAATGGCTTTTCAAGTATTGGTATTGCTCATGTGCCTTCTTTTTATCTTTTAATAGAATATAATATCTAAGCTTATGTATATCTATAAGTAGCAACACATTATTATCAGTTATTAAATCGTGGTGTGAATTAATTTGGTGAAAATTCTTTTTCATTTCTTCCAAATTTTGTTCAAATAAATTTTGAAACCAAATGTTACAAATCTTGTTCATTCTTTCGCTTTTTTCAGAAACAGGATCAATCTTGAGTTTTTTACACAAGAGATTAATAATTTCATCAGGAGGTTTTACAAAGCCATTTTCAATTTTAGACAAATAAGAATTAGATATGATCCCTTCTGATAATTCACTTTGTGTCAGGCACATTTTTTTCCTATAATATTTAATCCTATTTCCAATCTCCTTTGTTATTTTCGTCACACCTTTCTTTTTGTTGATTTAAAACTGATATGTAAGTTGTATAAAGCGTCATAGCATCCTAATAACTCTTAGATGCTGATTTAGGAGATTTTACTAAAAAAGTAAATTCTAGTATCTATTATATTAGTAAATGCTGATTAAGCCAATTGCATTTATAACTTTCTCAAATAATTTTTCTATACGATAATCTTCGTGAATTATTGTCTTATTTTAAGAAAATTTTCCTTTTTGACGGGCCTTTATAATTTTTATTGATAGAATACCTTGTAGTTTTATTGGCAGAGTGAAAGGGATTGTGAATAATAAGTAATAATGTATATTTTCTATATAGCTTCCCTGTAGAGTGAGATGATTGTTATTTTATGTAAACTTTTCTAGTGCACTCCATAAAGAAGTTTATATTAATTCTTTAAAGGGAAGTAAATCTTGCTTCTATTGTTCCTCCTAGTTTGTTTATTACGTAATCATCACACTACATGGTTATTCCTGCCAAGAATAAGCAACAATTTATAAAGATCAATTTACTCTCTCCAAAGGTGGCCATGTTTCGGATTCTTAACCAGTTTTTGATTGCAAAACAGAAAGGTTGTATTTAAGAAGCATTCTTTAAACTGTCGTTTACCACAACGTCTTTACTCCCATATATTCCAGCGCCTGGTTCACTTCGTCGACATCATACGTGCCGTTTTGCAAACAAAAACGGATGACGAGGTCAAAGGGATCATTGTATGAAAGGGAATAACCGGCGGCATCTAACAATTCTTCGGTTTTTGTTTCATCTAATCGCAATCCGATTGCTAGAGTGGCAACGGTTTGTTTGCTTGTTTTGTAATCCGGGTTGGATCTGATTTTGGAGAACAGTCTTCTGTCGAGTCCGGCCCGTTTATACACCTCAGAATCGGTATATCCTTTCTCGTCGATGAACGCAAAGAGTGTTTCAGAAAAGGAGGGGGACTGGTTTTCCTTTATATAGTCTTCTAAATCCGCTATATTCGTTTCGCTGTCTACGGAAAAGATACTTTCTGACTCATATAGCGGCATGTTCATGCTGATTCGATGCATTTCCACATATTCCTGCAACGCTTCCAGCGTGTTTTGATCAAGCATGATCGGGCCTCCTCATTGTCGCTTCACAGGCGACCTGTTCCTTTGTTTTTGTTGTTAACATTATAGAATCGAAAGCATACGAAAGGATGAGGAATCGATGAAACAAAAGGTGACGGAGATTATTTTCTTACTCGATCGGAGCGGCTCGATGAGCGGTTTGGAAAGTGATACCATTGGCGGCTTCAATGCTATGATGGAAAAGCAGCGCCGTTTGGAGGGCACTACGACAGTAACCACTGTTTTATTTGACCATGAATACGATATATTGTGGGAAGGGATGGACGCGGAGCAAGCTGTGTTGACAAGCAATGAATATGTTGTCAGAGGTTCGACCGCCTTGCTGGATGCTGTTGGGAGGACGATTCTAGATGTCGATCGACGACATTCACAAGCAGGATTTGAAGACAGACCGGATGAGGTGTTGTTTGTCATCACTACCGATGGAATGGAAAATGCCAGTAAAGAATTCAGCTATGAAAAAGTGCAACGCTTGATTAAGCGGCAAAAACAGCTGCACGACTGGCAGTTTATTTTTCTGGGGGCTAACATCGATGTGGCAGTCGAAGCGAGCCGGATGGGGATCGAGGAAGAAGATGCCCATGCATTTGAAGCGTCCGCCGAGGGCATGGCAACCATGTATGATCAGGTAAACGAAATGATGATGGAGAAGCGAAGCAAACGATGATACAGTGCCTGAGCTCCAACACCTTATCCGGGCATGGTTAATAAATTAGCCGTCTTGATTTATAAAGGTTATGGGAAGCGTATGGAATCTGGCGCAAAGATAATGGAAAGAGGAAACAGACGATCACCTCCGATCGATACTTTTACTGAGAGATTGCCAATATTCCATAGTAAACCCGGCAGTCCAAAGAGGGCTGTCGGGTTTGCCATTTCAGTCGACCTTGTTTATTTCACCATCTGGTTGATCAACGCCTTGTTGCGTTGCTTGAAAATATCGTTGTGGGAGGATACCATGCCGTACTCTTGGGCATCCGGCTCAATATATTGCTTTGCCCGGTTGACGGCATTGGCTGCATCCTGGAAAGCACCGGCGATGAGGTGTACTTTCCCGTCATATTTGAGAATATCTCCGGCAGCAAACAGTCCGTCCACCGATGATTCGCTTGACGGGGTTCCCTCGATAAAATAATCGTCGCGTTTTTTTATGTCCATGGAGCAGTTTTTCAACAGCTCCGTGTCCCGTTCGTAGCCATGGTTGATGATGACTTCATCAATGGGAAGTTCGGTTACTTCGTTTGTCAGGTGGTTGGTCAACTCCACTGATTTTATTTTCTCTTTTGTTTTACTTGCGACCAATTTGGTGATGGAAGTGTGGAAGTAACATTCCGCCGGACTGTTTTTCAACTGTTCGACCTGCGCTTCATGTCCCTTGAGAGCATCCTTTCGATACGTTAAATAAACCTGTTTGGCGAATGGGATAAGTTCGTTTGCCCAGTCTACTGCAGCATTTCCTCCACCTGAAATAATGACGGTTTTATCCTTGAATTGATTCAAAGATTTCACCGTGTAATGCAGGTTGGCTACTTCGTATTTTTCCGCACCGTCGATTTCGAGCTTTTGCGGCTTCAATATACCACCGCCGACAGCGACGATGACCGTTTTTGAATAATGTTTTAGTCCGGCTGCCGTATGCAGAACAAAATGGTTTTCATCGTTCCGGGTGATTTTCACGACTTTTTCATTCAGTGCAACTGTCGGCTCAAAGGTAAGCCCTTGTGCAACCAGTTGCTCTATCAGTTTTTCACCAGAAACGGGGGTCAGGCCCCCGACATCCCATATCATTTTTTCCGGATAGACATGGATTTTGCCGCCGAGATGCGGCTGATATTCGATCAGTTTTGTTTTCATCGCCCGCAGTCCACTGTAAAAAGCGGAATATAATCCGGCAGGACCGCCTCCTATGATGGTCACATCGTACAATTCTTCTTCGTTCATTTTCTTCTCCTCCTTGGTTGAAAAGTATTGATGCGGTGGATGTAAGTAGCGACTTCTCGAGCTGTATGTAATGAATCATCGTTTAAATGATAATGATTTTCAATATCAATTAAATCTTACCACAAGCAAAGAAGTAACTCAATAACATGTGATAGAAGTATCGAAAAGAGAATGGGAAACGAAACTCCGTATTTCTTGAGATTTACGGTATTTCCTTCAAGCGATATATGATTGCAAGCTGTTTAAAACAGGGACAGACGTGGAACGACATGAAAATACAACCCCAATGAAAAAAGGAGGAAGAGCATGGGCAAGTTAAACGATAAAGTGGCGGTCATCACAGGCGGTGCGACCGGCATCGGAGAAGCGACTGCAAAAGTTTTTGCGAACGAAGGTGCGACGGTAGTGATAGCGGATATCAAGCAGGAAGAACTGGAAGGTACTGCGAAAGAAATCCGGGATAATGGAGGCACTGTGAAAACATACCGGGTTGATGTATCCAAGGAGGAAGAAGTGGAAGGCTTTGCTGATCAGGTAAAAGAAGAATTTGGACGGATTGATGCTTTGTTCAACAACGCAGGGACGGATCAAGAGGGCGGAAAAGTACATGAATACCCAGTTGAACTGTTTGATGAGATTCAACAAACGGACCTGCGCGGTACTTTTTTGATGAGCAGGTATTTTATCCCGCTGATGCTCGATAAAGGAGGCGCGATCGTCAACAACGCGTCGATGTCGGGCAGCTTTGCCGATTTAGATCGTTCTGGCTACAATGCGGCAAAAGGGGCGATCATTAATTTTACGAAATCCATCGCGATTGACTACGGAAGGCAGGGGATCCGGGCCAATTCCGTTTCGCCGGGTACGATCGAGACGCCACTGATCGACAAGCTTGCTGGCACGAAGGAAGAGAAAAGCGGTCGGCAGTTCAGGGAATCGAATAAATGGCTCGCACCGATAGGGCGGCTCGGTGACCCGGAAGAAATCGCAACGGCTGTTCTGTTTCTGGTATCTGATGACAGCTCTTATATGACGGGACAGGACATGATTGTCGACGGCGGAATAACCGCTTATACGTGGCCAGGAAAAATGGTCATGGACGATAGCTGGAAAAACACCACAGAATAAAAAGAGAGTGTTCATCCCACGTGCAGGATGAACACTCTTTTTTTTAATACTCTTCGTAAACGGCAGGATCCTGGTCGTTGATACGTCCGTCCGGTTTGGTCATGGAGGAAATACTGTTCATTTCCGCGTCGTCCAGTGAGAAATCAAAAATCGAAATGTTTTCCAGTTGCCTGTCCGGATTTGCGGATTTCGGGATAGAGATAGCCCCTAATTGATAATGCCAGCGTAACACGACTTGTGCCGCTGATTTTTGATGGCGTTCTGCGATTTGCTGGATCGTAACTTGCTGTAGGATGTCGTTGCCATGTCCAAGCGGACTCCACGATTCTGTCTTGATGCTGTTTTTTTCATGCCACTTTCTTTGTTGTTCTTGGTTGAAGTAAGGATGCAGTTCGATCTGGTTGATGCTTGGTTTTTCTCCCGTTTCCTTCTCCAGTCTTTTTAAGTGGTCGGGAAGGAAATTGCACACGCCTATCGAGCGGATCAGGCCCTGTTTTTTTGCATCGATCAATGCTTGCCATGCTTCTACGTAGTGATCCTGTTTCGGATTGGGCCAATGAATCAGGTAGAGGTCATAATAATCCAGGCTGGCACGATACAAGGATTCCTGCACTGTTTTGATTGCTTTGTCATAAGTTTGATAACGTCCCGGTAATTTGGATGTGATGCGTAGTTTTTCTCGGGGAACAGCACTGCGTTTCACCGCTTCGCCAACCGTACCCTCGTTTTCATAATTGTAAGCGGAGTCGATCAGCCGATAGCCGTTTTCTTCGATAGCACGCTGGATCGCAGTCGCGCCTTCATTGCCGTTAAGGGCATACGTACCCAAGCCGATTACCGGGAGTTCCAAACCATCATGCAGGGTCACTTCTGGAATTTGGTTGTTCATTCTATTCGCTCCTTTCTATCATTGATTTATAAGATTATCATAATTCGGACTATTTTTCCTGCTATTGAATCGGAGTGCTGTTCTTGATTATATAAAAATCAGACCCCGAAAACGTAGCGGAGGCAAGATACGGAGACTCCAACGGGAACAGCACGAGCTGAAAATCCCGCAAGAAAGCGTCTTTTGCTTTCTGAGGAAGTGGAAGCCGTGCCCGTGGAAAGCGTAGTATCCTGTCGTAGCGATTCCAGACACGAATCAAACAACAGGATAATAAGAAGTTTATCTAAGGAAAACAAATATTAAAAACCGAGCGAATTTGATTGTTAGTTCAAACTCGCTCGGTTGTTGCTTTGGTGGCCATGCTTTTGTCCCGGCCGCCTGCAGTTTTTATTACGTTTTCATCAATAAATAGATAAAGTAACTACCGCCGATGATGGATACGATGAGACCGACTGGTATTTCGGATGGTGCCAGGATATTGCGTCCGATGGTGTCTGCCACAACCAACAGCAGTGCTCCCATCAATGCGGATATCGGCAGGAATCGTTCGTGGGTCGGTCCGACTAGCTTTTTCGACAGGTGCGGAACGACTAGTCCGAGAAAGGCAATCCCGCCGCCGACTGCCACGCTGGCGCCGGCCAGGGCAACTGCGATGAACAGTACGGTCATGCGTTCCCGTTCCACTTTTGTTCCAAGTCCCTGGGCAACGTCTTCCCCCAGATAAAGCGTGTTTAATGATTTCCCTTTATAAATTGCCAGTGGGACAAAGAGAAGGATCCATGGCAGTAATGCGAGTACGTAACTCCAATCGGTTCCGGAAATGTTCCCGGACAGCCAGACGGTTGCCCGGGTAAAATCGTCCGGATTCATTTTCAATTGAAAGATGATGATCAGCGCGGCGAACGCACTGTTGATCCCGATTCCGACCAATACGAGACGGATTGGCGATACTCCGTTTTTCCAGGAAATTGCGTAAATCAGTACCGCAGCGGTTACTGCCCCGATCAATGCCGATAAGGGCATCATATAAATCGATAAAGAGCTGGATGCAACAGCGTTTCCTTCAAACAAGAAAATGTACAATACTACAGCGAATCCCGCACCTGCATTAATTCCAATGATGCCGGGATCAGCCAACTCATTGCGGGTCACGCTTTGCAGCAGGGCACCGGAGATGGCCATCCCAGCTCCGATTAGTAAGGCGATGGTCATCCGCGGCAGGCGGAATTGGAACAATACCATTTCGTTTTGGGCATCACCGTTCCCGGTCACGGTCCGAAAAATCTCCAGCGGGGAAATCCGGATAACGCCAAGATTAAGGCTCAAAACCAGTGTCGCGATGATACTCAGGAATAAAATAAAGCCGATCAGCCACGTTTTTTTCTTTGTTTGCTTGCTCATTATAACGATCTCCCTTCACGGCGTGCTAGATAAAGAAAGAAGGGAACACCGATCAAAGCAGTAACCGTTCCGACCGGTGTTTCGAAAGGCGGATTGATCATCCGCGACACGGTGTCGGCCGCGACTAACAGGATCGCACCCAAAATAGCCGAACAGGGAATGATCCAGCGGTAATTGATCCCCACGAGGAAGCGGGTGATATGCGGAATCACCAAACCGATGAACCCGATAGTCCCCGCGACCGATACGGCCACGCCGGTAAGCAGCAGGACGACGATCGTGCCTGCAAATTTAATCAAGCCAGTCCGTTGGCCGAGTCCTCTGGCCACATCTTCGCCTAAGTTCATGACGGTAATCGAATGGGCGAGCAGCAGAGCCAGAATGATACCGATAATGACCACAGGTGCGAGCAATTTCACATGCACCCACTGTACGCTGGATACACCCCCTGCATACCAGAAACTCATATCTTTGGCGATATTGAAATGAATAGAGATACCTGATGAGAGCGAATTAAGCATTGCGGTCACCGCCGTACCTGCCAATGCCAGTTTGACCGGAGTAAGTCCGGTTTTGGAAATCGAGCCGACGGCAAAAACAATTCCAGTACCCAATCCCGCGCCGGCGAACGCCCACAGCATCATGGCGATATTGGAAGCTCCTGGTGTGATAACCAATGCAACGGCCATCATAAATGCTGCACCAGAGGTCACCCCCATAATCGAGGGAGATGCAAGCGGATTACGTGTCATCCCTTGCATGATCGCTCCGGACATTGCCAGAGCTGCTCCGATCAAAGCGGCTGCAAGTGCTCTTGGAATCCGCAAATTCCGGATGATTTGGTGCGAAGTGGAGGAAGCATCGAATTGGTAGATACTTTGCCAAATCGTTGCATATTTCACGTCTGCGGCTCCATATAAAATAGACAGTCCCATCGTCAACAGTAGAACTGCCAGTCCGCCTATTAAAATAACCGTAGCAAGGAGAGGGCGGGGTCCTTTGTCAGCAGCTGTAATGTTTGCCATATGTAATACTCCTCATGGATAATCGGTAGTGAGAATACCTATCATTATAATATACTGCCAATATAAAATAAAGCTTGTCATTGATAATGAGAATTGTTATCATTTAAGATGTCAATTAGATAATCAGGAGGATAAAGATATGAAAAAGAAAAGTTATCTTTACATATTTACCAGCTTGCTAGTCTGTTTCTTTGTTTTATCTGCTTGTGGAAATAATCAGGATGAGGATAATACCTCTGATAGCGATAATGAGAATAAACAAACCGAAACGGAAAACGAATCCGGTGAACGAACGGTGACTGATGCAATGGGAAACGAAGTCACCATTCCCGAAAATCCAGAGCGAGTGATTGCTTCCTATTTGGAAGATTATCTGGTGGCTTTGGATATTACACCTGTCGCACAGTGGTCTGTACAGGATGGAGCAAGCATCCAGGATTACTTGCAGGACTCGCTGGGCGATGTCCCGACCATTCCGCATGACCTTCCGTATGAAACGGTCGCAAGCCATGATCCCGATTTGATTATCATGGATTCCGCAGAAATGGTGGAAGGCAACAAATATGAGCAATACAGCAGCATTGCCCCGACGTATGTCGTCGGAACCGAACAAAACAATGACTGGCGGGAAGAGTTTAAGCAAATCGGCGAGATCTTCGGCAGGGAAGATGATGTTCAGAAAGAGTTGGATGAATATAAACAAAAAGCAGAAGAAGCCGGCGAGAAAATTCAAACAACGATTGGCGACGAATCTGTAGCCGCTATCTGGCTGGTAGGAGGAACTTTTTATATCGTGAGTGATAACCTTTCCAGCGGTGACGTCCTATACAATGATCTTGGTCTGGCACTGCCGAATGTTGTGAAAGAGATATCTGAAAGCTCTGAAGCGAACTGGTCAGAAATTTCCCTGGAGAAGTTGGCTGAGCTTGACGCTGATCATATCTTCCTGATCAACAGTGATGGGGAAGGTGCTGAAGCGCTGCAGGATGACATCTGGCAGAACATCCCTGCTGTCAAAAACGACAACATTTACGAGTATGGACCAGAATCCAGCTGGCTATATACCGGACCGGTTGCGAATGAACAAATGATTGATGATGCAGTGGAGAGTTTGACAGAATAATAACCAGTAGAGACTGGAAGAGCCTATCCGTACAGGATAGGCTTTTTTTGCGTTAAAAACAGTGGACTTTAGTTGCTTTCATGTTTTTTTCGTTTGAAAATCAGTTCGAAAAAGGAAGCTAATCCATAGCTTTTTGTTGGTGGGGCGAAAATTTGAACCAATTCCCATCCCTCTTTTTCATGTTCGGAAACAATACTATAGTAATCCTCTTTAGGCTTTTGTTTGTAATCCAATTCGATTTTTATAAATTTATGTTCATACAAAGCAATTACCTCCTTTTTAAGTGAATACGCTTTAAAAAGGAGGAAGGTTTCAATTTCTAGGAAACATGAGTGTATGGCTTTGAAATCATAGGGCGACAGCCAATCCACTTAAGCTATCATTTATATTTTCATTCTATCTCTGAGAAATCACTTGGCAGTTCTTCCTCATAGTTCCCGTAAATGTCTATGACTTCAAAAAACTGGTCGTCTTGATAATGTATGCCATATATATTTTTGATGATATCTTCAGCGTCTAGATCTTCATCATATTTGCTTTCAAGCTGGAAATAATCTGGGTTTGGCAGTTTTGCAAGCAGTTAAACCAACTAGAGCAATTACTGCAATTAAAATATATATTTTTTCATGTTGAAATCCTTCCTGATAATTAGATTCTGAACAAAAATATTCTACACCTTATTGATGCCAACATTTCTATATTTCTTCTATGGACAAAAACTGTATACTAGAACTATAAAAGGAATAAACGAAGATAGACTTGTTACAACAGGTCAGGAGTCGTCAAGGAGTGGCATATGGTGAAAGTAAAACAAACATATAGATTAATGGAACTAGGGAAGCTGACATCTTTTGAATTAATTTGTCTATTTGGAACAATTTTTTCTCCGCTTTTGCTTCTATTGGTTCCGACTTTTTTAACAGTGCTTGGCATAGTGGGATTATTAGTATTTAATGTTTGGTTGATTTTTAAAAGCGATAAGAATCAGCGAAAAAAACCAATTTTGTTTAGGGGTTTACAAGTTGCACTGGTTTCATATGTTGTTTTCTTACTTCTTACATATTTTATTACATATCATATAGGTATAAAAAATGAATTTATACTTGGGTTCCTTATAATTTGTTGTTTTTTCGCTTATTTATTTGCTTTAGGGATAGTTACTCTTTACTTATTAAATACTGTTTATATTTATGTTCTTAAAAAAATATTTCCAAAACATAGTGAAAATTTAAATGAACAACAAAAGTACCCAAAATTAAGAACTCTATCACAATTCATTGACTTAACTACTCAAAAACTATATCTCTCGCTATTATTAATAGACTTGTTTCTATATTTATTATTGATTGGTTTTATAATGGTAATTATCTTTAAACATAGTGATGGTGAGAGCGGCTCTTCTTTATTTATTCTTTCTGGTATCATTCAATGGGCTAAACAACAAGGAGAGGTTTTTAGCGTCTTTAATGCTGTAGGGTTGTTATCTTTAATACTAACTATCTATTCCATCACTTTCCCAAAAAGAAATGAAATAGTGAGGAATGCAATAGATAAACAACAAAAAAGATACCAAATATAAAGCTGTTTTTATATTTTAGCATAAGGACAGCAAAATCTATAAAAAGTGAAGGGCTTTTTACAGCCCTCCACCTTTATTAATACTGATATTCTGTTTCATAGATTTCCAGCATTTTCGTTTGGTAGTCTTTCGCGGCAGCGGCAACCTGTTTGTCGATTGTGAGCTTGCCTTCATTGGCCAGCCACTTGGTCAGCGCTTTTACAGTTGTGACCATATCCTTAATCATCGACTTGCTGACTTCTTCGTTTAAAGCGAAGAAATCGACCAATAATAGATCACGCCAGAAAGCCAAATCACACGCTTCCCAGCTTTGCTTGTCCCTTGCTTCCAAAGCCTCTCTTATATCAAACAGACTGTTACGGTATTTACGTTCCGTTCCTTCCGATTTTCCGTCCGTTTTTTCTTTGTAACAAGCAACGATGTCTTTAACGTAAAATGCATTTACCGTGTCCGCCGTGAATCCGAGTTTTTCATAAATCGGGATATCAGCTTCGGCAACCACATGTCCACGAGGCTCGGGAGAAACCGGACGGATGCTGGTATGGCGGTTTTCTCCTCCGGTCACAAAT
Encoded proteins:
- a CDS encoding lacticin 481 family lantibiotic, with product MKENKALEAIQDISDEELADIVGADGAISTVSHECHMNTWQFIFTCCF
- a CDS encoding helix-turn-helix transcriptional regulator gives rise to the protein MTKITKEIGNRIKYYRKKMCLTQSELSEGIISNSYLSKIENGFVKPPDEIINLLCKKLKIDPVSEKSERMNKICNIWFQNLFEQNLEEMKKNFHQINSHHDLITDNNVLLLIDIHKLRYYILLKDKKKAHEQYQYLKSHSKNLSGNQKYYWLKFRGYYFFYNLAYQKALESFQEAKDYINDVCHSQLKEKGSLYYMIALSASHTNQSFFTFKYANKALKYYQKYYNLKKCAQCHILLGITYLRINDIKNSLESYQSAQYIAEKTDDEELLSISVQNIGNLYSKINHSPKALEYFLKSYELRANKPKPHHITPIASLMKEYYQIGDLRNAEKWMKTGLSLLSHIKTSHIYQHEFDVYKHLIKGDNDALEELILNKIIPFLESKGLHHQKFSYYKLLGEHYFSKRKYKLSAMYFNFAMEVNI
- a CDS encoding vWA domain-containing protein; protein product: MKQKVTEIIFLLDRSGSMSGLESDTIGGFNAMMEKQRRLEGTTTVTTVLFDHEYDILWEGMDAEQAVLTSNEYVVRGSTALLDAVGRTILDVDRRHSQAGFEDRPDEVLFVITTDGMENASKEFSYEKVQRLIKRQKQLHDWQFIFLGANIDVAVEASRMGIEEEDAHAFEASAEGMATMYDQVNEMMMEKRSKR
- a CDS encoding NAD(P)/FAD-dependent oxidoreductase; amino-acid sequence: MNEEELYDVTIIGGGPAGLYSAFYSGLRAMKTKLIEYQPHLGGKIHVYPEKMIWDVGGLTPVSGEKLIEQLVAQGLTFEPTVALNEKVVKITRNDENHFVLHTAAGLKHYSKTVIVAVGGGILKPQKLEIDGAEKYEVANLHYTVKSLNQFKDKTVIISGGGNAAVDWANELIPFAKQVYLTYRKDALKGHEAQVEQLKNSPAECYFHTSITKLVASKTKEKIKSVELTNHLTNEVTELPIDEVIINHGYERDTELLKNCSMDIKKRDDYFIEGTPSSESSVDGLFAAGDILKYDGKVHLIAGAFQDAANAVNRAKQYIEPDAQEYGMVSSHNDIFKQRNKALINQMVK
- a CDS encoding SDR family oxidoreductase; amino-acid sequence: MGKLNDKVAVITGGATGIGEATAKVFANEGATVVIADIKQEELEGTAKEIRDNGGTVKTYRVDVSKEEEVEGFADQVKEEFGRIDALFNNAGTDQEGGKVHEYPVELFDEIQQTDLRGTFLMSRYFIPLMLDKGGAIVNNASMSGSFADLDRSGYNAAKGAIINFTKSIAIDYGRQGIRANSVSPGTIETPLIDKLAGTKEEKSGRQFRESNKWLAPIGRLGDPEEIATAVLFLVSDDSSYMTGQDMIVDGGITAYTWPGKMVMDDSWKNTTE
- a CDS encoding aldo/keto reductase; this translates as MNNQIPEVTLHDGLELPVIGLGTYALNGNEGATAIQRAIEENGYRLIDSAYNYENEGTVGEAVKRSAVPREKLRITSKLPGRYQTYDKAIKTVQESLYRASLDYYDLYLIHWPNPKQDHYVEAWQALIDAKKQGLIRSIGVCNFLPDHLKRLEKETGEKPSINQIELHPYFNQEQQRKWHEKNSIKTESWSPLGHGNDILQQVTIQQIAERHQKSAAQVVLRWHYQLGAISIPKSANPDRQLENISIFDFSLDDAEMNSISSMTKPDGRINDQDPAVYEEY
- a CDS encoding FecCD family ABC transporter permease — its product is MSKQTKKKTWLIGFILFLSIIATLVLSLNLGVIRISPLEIFRTVTGNGDAQNEMVLFQFRLPRMTIALLIGAGMAISGALLQSVTRNELADPGIIGINAGAGFAVVLYIFLFEGNAVASSSLSIYMMPLSALIGAVTAAVLIYAISWKNGVSPIRLVLVGIGINSAFAALIIIFQLKMNPDDFTRATVWLSGNISGTDWSYVLALLPWILLFVPLAIYKGKSLNTLYLGEDVAQGLGTKVERERMTVLFIAVALAGASVAVGGGIAFLGLVVPHLSKKLVGPTHERFLPISALMGALLLVVADTIGRNILAPSEIPVGLIVSIIGGSYFIYLLMKT